The following coding sequences lie in one Strix aluco isolate bStrAlu1 chromosome 34, bStrAlu1.hap1, whole genome shotgun sequence genomic window:
- the LOC141917164 gene encoding olfactory receptor 14A16-like — MSNSSSITEFLLLPFADTRELQLLHFWLFLGIYLAALLGNGLIITAIACDHHLHTPMYFFLLNLSLLDLGSISTNLPKAMDDSLWDNRNISYHGCAAQLFFFYFCAAAEYFLLTVMSYDRYVAICKPLHYGTLLGSRACVHMAAAAWGTGFLYAVLHTANTFSIPLCQSNSLDQFFCEIPQILKLSCSQSYLREFGLLMVSACILFGCFVFIVVSYVQILRAVLRIPSEQGRHKAFSTCLPHLAVVSLFVGTSFFAHLKPPSISSPPLDLVVAVLYSVVPPTVNPLIYSMRNKELKDSLRKVIDCFSAAIDCQPFSANDSQYIS, encoded by the coding sequence atgtccaacagcagctccatcactgagttcctcctcctgccattcgcagacacacgggagctgcagctcttgcacttctggctcttcctgggcatctacctggctgccctcctgggcaacggcctcatcatcaccgccatcgcctgtgaccaccacctgcacacccccatgtacttcttcctcctcaacctctccctcctcgacctgggctccatctccaccaatctccccaaagccatggacgattccctctgggacaacaggaACATCTCCTACCATGGATGTGCTGCACAGCTCTTCTTCTTctatttctgtgctgcagcagaatatttccttctcactgtcatgtcctacgaccgctacgttgccatctgcaaacccctgcactatgggaccctcctgggcagcagagcttgtgtccacatggcagcagctgcctggggcactgggtttctctatgctgtgctgcacacagccaacacattttcaatACCACTCTGCCAAAGTAACTCCCtcgaccagttcttctgtgaaatcccccagatcctcaagctctcctgctcacaatCCTACCTCAGGGAATTTGGGCTTCTCATGGTTAGTGCCTGTATactttttggatgttttgttttcattgtggtgtcctatgtgcagatcttgagggccgtgctgaggatcccctctgaacagggacggcacaaagccttttccacgtgcctccctcacctggctgtggtctccctgtTTGTTGGCACTTCATTTTTTGCccacctgaagcccccctccatctcctccccacccctggaCCTGGTTGTTGCAGTTCTGTACTCAGTGGTACCTCCCACAGTGAACCCCCttatctacagcatgaggaacaaGGAACTCAAGGATTCCCTGAGGAAAGTGATTGACTGTTTTTCAGCAGCCATAGACTGTCAGCCATTCTCTGCAAATGACTCCCAGTATATATCATGA
- the LOC141917165 gene encoding olfactory receptor 14A16-like: MSNSSSITEFLLLAFADTRELQLLHFWLFLGIYLAALLGNSLIITAIACDHHLHTPMYFFLLNLSLLDLGSISTTLPKAMDNSLWDNRDISYSGCAAQAFLFLFLVIAEFNLLTVMSYDRYVAICKPLHYGTLLGSRACVHMAAAAWGTGFLWAVLHTANTFSLPLCKGNAVDQFFCEIPQILKLSCSDYYLREFGLIMVGVSLEFGCFVFIVVSYVQIFRVVLRIPSEQGRHKAFSTCLPHVAVVSLFINTGMVVYLKPPSISHSSLDLVLSFLYSVVPPAVNPLIYSMRNQEIKDALRKLYEYILL; the protein is encoded by the coding sequence atgtccaacagcagctccatcactgagttcctcctcctggcattcgcagacacacgggagctgcagctcttgcacttctggctcttcctgggcatctacctggctgccctcctgggcaacagcctcatcatcaccgccattgcctgtgaccaccacctgcacacccccatgtacttcttcctcctcaacctctccctcctcgacctgggctccatctccaccactctccccaaagccatggacaattccctctgggacaacagggacatctcctactcaggatgtgctgcccaggcctttctctttctcttcttagtCATAGCAGAGTTTAATCTCCTCACTGtcatgtcctacgaccgctacgttgccatctgcaaacccctgcactatgggaccctcctgggcagcagagcttgtgtccacatggcagcagctgcctggggcactgggtttctctgggctgtgctgcacacggccaacacattttcattacCTCTCTGCAAGGGCAATgctgtggaccagttcttctgtgaaatcccccagattctcaagctctcctgctcagacTACTATCTCAGGGAGTTTGGGCTTATCATGGTTGGTGTCTCTTTAGaatttgggtgttttgttttcattgtggtgtcctatgtgcagatcttcagggtggtgctgaggatcccctctgagcagggacggcacaaagccttttccacgtgcctccctcacgtggctgtggtctccctctttatcaACACGGGCATGGTTGTTTACCTGAAACCCCCATCCATCTCGCATTCATCCCTGGACCTGGtgctgtcatttctgtactctgtggtgcctccagcagtgaaccccctcatctacagcatgaggaaccaggagatcaaggatgccctgaggaaacTATATGAATACATATTATTATAG